Genomic window (Arthrobacter sp. StoSoilA2):
TGGAGATGAGGTCCAGGTTGTACTCGCGCTCGAGGCGCTCACGGGTGATTTCGAGGTGCAGCAAACCCAGGAAGCCAACGCGGAAGCCAAAGCCCAGGGCAGCAGACGTCTCGGGCTCGTAGACCAGGGCGGCGTCGTTCAGCATCAGTTTCTCGAGGGCATCGCGGAGAACGGGGTAGTCAGTTCCATCGAGCGGGTACAGACCCGAGAACACCATCGGCTTGGCGTCGGCGTAGCCGCTGAGCGACTCCGATGCCGGCTTGGCGAGGTTGGTTACGGTATCGCCCACCTTGGACTGGCGAACATCCTTCACACCGGTGATGAGGTAACCCACTTCACCGACTCCGAGGCCCTTGGACGGTGTGGGCTCCGGGGAACTCACACCGATCTCCAGGAGCTCGTGCGTGGCCCGTGTTGACATCATCTGGATGCGTTCCCGCGGATGCAGCATGCCATCCACAACGCGGACGTAGGTGACCACGCCACGGTAGGTGTCATAGACGGAGTCGAAGATCATGGCACGTGCCGGTGCGTCGGGATTGCCGACGGGGGCCGGGAGGTCGCGGACGATCTTGTCCAGCAGCGCTTCCACGCCCACACCGGTCTTACCCGAAACCTTCAGGACATCATCCGGGTCTCCGCCAATAAGGTTGGCCAGTTCTGCCGCATACTTTTCAGGCTGGGCAGCCGGAAGGTCGATCTTATTCAGCACGGGGATGATGGTGAGGTTGTTCTCCATCGCCAGGTAAAGGTTGGCAAGCGTCTGGGCTTCGATACCCTGCGCTGCATCAACCAGCAGCACGGCACCTTCACAGGCTGCCAGGGAGCGCGACACCTCATAGGTGAAGTCGACGTGGCCAGGAGTATCGATCATGTTGAGGGCATAGCTGGTGCCATCGAGTTCCCATGGCATACGTACTGCCTGGGACTTGATGGTGATGCCGCGCTCACGTTCGATGTCCATACGGTCCAGATACTGGGCCTTCATGTCGCGCTGTTGAACGACGCCGGTGTACTGCAGCATGCGGTCGGCCAGGGTGGACTTACCGTGGTCGATGTGGGCAATGATGCAGAAGTTCCGGATGATGGCCGGATCTGTTGCGGCGGGCACCGGTGCGGTGCGGGCCATGGGAGACACGCAGGATCCTTACTGTCGACACTCACGCGGCATATCCACCGGCTGGGCAAAGGCCAGCCGGGACACGCCGCGCATCTGATCCTCTAGTCTCCCACGAACCTGCGGTTCCCCGTACATTCCTGCCGGTCTCGATGAAGCGCCGCGTACGTTCGCTCGCCGGACCATCGCGGTAGCGTTGTCCGCATGGCTTTGGACTTGCGCCCACTGGGCAAACTCATCCTTCGATCCCTCAAGACACTTGGCGGCAGCAGCACCAGTAGCAGGAACAACGCTCCCGCTGGTTTCCCGAGGCAGAAGAGCCGGCAATCCGCCTTGGGGCCTCAACCGGCTGCCTTCCCGGGCGACTACCCCGGCGACTTCGTGGGAGCAGCAAAACTGCACTACTCCCCCAAACCGGATGGGCGGCCCGATCCGGGAGAAATTGTGTGGACCTGGGTCCCGTTCGAAGAGGATTTCTCGCAGGGCAAGGATCGCCCTGTGCTGTTGGTTGGCAGGGATGGCGAGTGGCTGCTGGGCCTCATGCTGACGTCCAAGGACCACGACAACGGCGGGCGCGCCGGCGATTACGTTGATGTTGGAGTGGGCCAGTGGGACCGTCAAGGGCGGCCGAGTGAAGTCAAAATTGACCGCGTGATCCGGGTGAACCCGGAGGCGATCCGGCGTGAAGGTGCAGTCCTCGGCAAGCCGGCATTTCTTGAGATTTCCCGCGCCCTGAGGGACCGACACGGCTGGAGCTGACCAGCGCGTCCACACTGGGCCGCGCTTTCTGCTATCCTTTATAGCTGTGTGTCCGTGCAGGTCGACGGCCACTCATGGTTGGCTGCCATAGGCATCCCCACGCCGCTCAGTCGATGGCCAACCTGAAAACCCTCTAGACCATTTCCGCATTAAAAAGAGAGTTCATACGTGGCTAATATCAAGTCCCAGAAGAAGCGCATCCTCACCAACGAGAAGGCTCGCCTGCGTAACAACGCCGTCAAGTCCGAGCTGAAGACGGCCATCCGCGCCGTTGCCAACGCCGTTGAGTCTGCTGACAAGGATGCTGCTGCAACTGCACTTGTTGCTGCCAGCCGGAAGCTGGACAAGGCTGTCAGCAAGGGCGTTATTCACAAGAACAACGCTGCAAACCGCAAGTCGGCGATCTCCAAGAAGGTCAACGCACTCTAAGGTTTTTCCAGTTCGACTGAGCTGATCAAAAGGCCGGCACCCACGGGCGCCGGCCTTTTGGGTTTAACCGAAAACCGCCGTGAACGCGCCGGCTTCAGCGGCGGCTGGCCGACGTGGCGATCACCGTGACCGCGTGCTCCACGGCGTAGACCGGGTCACGCGACTCACCCTTCACCTGGGCATCCGCCTCGGCGATGACTTGGATGGAGCGGATCAGGCCTTCCGGGGTCCAACGGCGGACATCGCGCTGGGCCTGCTCCACGAGCCAGGGCTGCATTCCCAGGTTCCTGGCGATGGTGGCCGGGGACCCGTTGGCTCCAGCAACCTTTGCCAGCGTCCGCAGTTTCGCCGCAAGCGCAGCCACCAAGGGGACTGGATCAACCCCGGTGGACAGGGCATGCCGCAAGGTGGACAAAGCCACTGGTCCGTTGCCGGCCATGGCAGCATCGGCCACCTTGAAAGCCGTAGCTTCCACCCGGCCACCGTAGTAGCGCTCCACGGTTTCGGCCGTGACAGCTGTGGTGGCGTCGGCAATCAGCTGGTTGCAGGCGGCCGCAAGCTCGGACAGATTGGCTCCCACCGCATTGACGAGGGCCTGGACGGCTTCGCCTTCAATCCGGCGACCACCGGCTTTGAACTCCGAGACAACAAACGCAGTTTTGTCCGCATCCTTCTTAAGAGGCTGGCAATCGATCACAGGCCATCCAGCGGATTTCACGGCGTCCAGCAATTTCTTCCCGCGAACACCGCCGGCATGGCGCAGCACCAAAACCACATCCTGCTCGGGATGGGACAAGTAGGACAAAGAGTCAGCCAGGAACGCATCATTCATGGCTTCCAAGCCCTCTACTTCGATCAGCTTTCCCTCGCCGAACAGAGATGGGGTTACGGTCATCGCCAGGGAACCGGCCTCGTAGGCACCAGCATTCAGCCTGCTGAGTTCAACATCAGGTGTTGCCGTCCGGACGAGGGATCTGATGCGGTCCATGGCCCTGATACCGAGGTATTCTTCCGGGCCCGTGATCAGCACCACCGCGGCCGGCGTCGCGTCCCGCCAACTGACGGTGTTGGCAGCGACGCTCTTGGCCCGGGTGTTTTGGGCAGCAGCCACAGTTGGTTCCTTCCGGAGGATTTTTTGCAGACTTCAAGTCTGCCATGCCTTGGCGGTCGCGCGCGGCTCGTCCCACCCTGGGCGGATGCGCAGCAACCCGAACAGGCAGCCGCCTTGCGTTCTTGTCCAGCCTTTCCAACACAACCATCAGGCGGTGGTGAACGACCATGATCCTCCGGAGCACACCGCTTGGATGCAGGGCTGTCCAGACAACGAGTATGGTGACCACCGAGGAAACGGTCATGGCACCAATGCCCGCCGGACCTTCCGCCCACGGGAGTGCCGCGCCGGGTAGTCCGGCAAGGCACCTTGCTATGCCCGCCACACCGCTGGCGCTGGCACCCGCCAGGGCGATGGGGATTGCCGCAGCCCAGGGATGGATCGCGGAGAGCGGCACGGCCAGGGTCCCCAAAATCGTCACGGGAGCCACGAGCGGACCAGCCATCACGTTTGCAAGGAGTGCATACGGCGAGAACTGGGGTTGGAGTGCAACGATGACTGGCCCACAGAGCACCTGGGCGGACAGGGGCACGGAAACCCCTACTGCCAACCACTTGGGAATGGTGTCAGGAAACCACGACGCTATCCGGCCCGCGAGCAGCACGATGCCAAGCGTAGCCAGGACGGAGAGGAGGAAGCCAAAGTTGCTGGCTAGGGTGGGATCCAGCAGGAGAAGAACAACCGTAGCCAAGCATAGGAAAGTCAGCGGCCTTCCCCGCAGCCCGCCTGTCAATGCAGCCATCCCGACCAGTCCCATGAGCGCCGCGCGCAGGACGCTGGGCTCCGGCCCTACCAGCACTACGAACGCAGCAAGCCCACACCCTGCGAAAGCGGCAGCGAACGGACGAGCCAGTCCCAGGCTTCTGGCAACCAGGATGAAGCCGCCCAAAATTAAGCTGCAATTCGCCCCACTTACAGCTGTTAGGTGGACCATCCCGGTTGTCTTCATGTCCGCTTCAAGGCTCTCCGGAAGCTCGCTGGTGTCGCCAGTCACCATACCTGGCAGCAGACCGGCAGCATCAGGAGGCAACCAACTTGCAGCTTCGCGTAACTGCCCGCGCAGCTGGGCGGCCACGTCTTGCAGGTCGAAGGCAGAGCCCATCACAACCGGTCCGGTGGTGGCTGTCAGTATCGCCGCTTCTGATTGTCCGGGCCGGATCTCATTCAGCGTGCCGGTTGCTCTCACGTGCTGTCCCGGGCGTACGTCCCGCCACGCATCGTCGCCAATGACCACAAGGGAAGCAGAACCTCGAATGACATTCCCTCCGGAGGTAAGGTCGACCAGGCTGGCCGGAACCGACCATCGGGTGTCGCCGGAGTGCCCGGGTTGGGGCGCCTCTGAAGGACTGCCAGTGACCCGGACCTGGATGACCACGCCAGCGTGGGCGTCGACGGCTGCGGCGAGGGGGCCTTGGTCCCGCTTGCCGGCAGCCAAGGCACAATGACCAGCAGCCACAGCACCCAGCACACAGGCCAAGGCGAGAGTGGCCGGAACTGTCCTGGCGCGTGACGTCCGCGTTGCCCGCAGGCGCGAAGAGAGCAGCAAGGCGCTGGCAACACCGGCAAGGACTACGCCTATAGTCGCCGACCACGCAGCGGCGAGAACACCGCAGGCAAGTGCCGCGGCCCAGGTGACAAGAACGGCAGGGACCAGACGGAGATCCAGACGCCTCAGCCAGGGATTTCCGTGTGAATCCTCAGCCACCCTGCACCGTCACCAAATCCTGGAGCGACTCCATGAGCTTGGGTCCGATGCCATCAATGGCATCCAACTCTTCCACCGAGGCAAACGCTCCGTGCTCCTTGCGCCAATCTACGATGCGCTGGGCCATCACGGGACCAACCCTGGGCAGTGTCCCGAGCTCTTCCACGGAGGCAGTGTTGATGTTGACCTTGGCGCCTCCGGATCCCGGGCTGACCTGGGTCTCTGCCGGCCCACCTGCGCCGTTTCCGCTCCCTGTCTCCTGGGAAGTCTCCTGCTGGGACGCCTCCCCCACAGCCGGAACATGGATCTTTGCCCCGTCTGTGACTACTTCCGCGAGATTAAGGCCATTTAGGTCAGCAGTGGCGGTTGCCCCGCCTGCAGCATCGATCGCCTGAAAGACCCGGCTTCCTTCTGCAAGCGAAACGACACCGGGTTTCTGTACCGCACCGGCAACATGGACCAGCAGCATCTTCGTGTTTTGAGACGGCGGCGTCGGTCCAGTGGAATTCAGCCCGTCACCTTCAGTCACGCTTCCCTCGACCGGTACCGACTGACTCAGGGGCTCTGTAGTGGGTTGCCCGGTGGCCGCCTGGAGAAGGAACCACGCCGCGCAGGCGGCACCAACTACCGACACCGCAACCGCAACCCTCCAGGACGTTCGCCACCGAAACCGCGCCGCCATTGTCTCTTGGCCTTGGAGGGGGTCCGAAGCCGAAGCCTCCGGCGCGGGCTCTTCGAGCGGAGGCATGGCAAGCAAGGGAGCCGGATCATCCGGAGGGTTCAGTCCCGCCGCGAGCCGCCGTCTGGCTGCCAGTGCTGCGGCGTCTGGGGACCCATCCCGATTCCAGCGTGGCATGGTTCGAGCCTACGAGGGACGCGAAAGGAGTGCACCGGGCCTCTTGGGCTATGTGGAAAAGCTCACGTGGGTGTGCTGCTCTCCCCCACGATAACCGCCAGGACACCCAAACCCGCGTGCGCCGCGAGGACTGCGGGGAGGGCGCTGATCTGGGCGGGAGGACAGTCCGGGCATTTGTCCCGAAGGCGTGCGGCCAACGCTTCGGCCTCCAGCTGGTTACCAAAGTGATGAACTGCCAGCCGTTGCTGACCGGCAGGCCTGGAAGCGACATCAGCTGCCACGATCTCCTCAAGCCGGGCTACAGCACGCACAGCGGAGCGGACCTTTTCCAACGGAACGATCCTGCCGCCGTCGACCGCAAGTATTGGCTTGATGGCCAGCACCGTCCCCAGCAGCGATGCCGCGGCTCCAATGCGTCCCCCACGCCTGAGCTGCTCCAGGCTCGGAACGTAGAAGTAGACCTTGGTACGTTCCATGCGCTTTTCCGCAAAAGCGCGGACTTCAGCTGCGGGCAGGCCAGCGGCCGCAGCAACCACGGCGCTCTGCACTCCCATGCCTTGCGCCATTCCGACGGTGCGTGAGTCCAGTACCTCCACCGGGATACCAACCCGTGCCGCAGCAAGACGCGCGGCATCGGCGGTTCCGGACAATTCGGCGGAAATATGGATGGACACCACGGCTTCGAACCCGCGGTTCTGCGCGGCACGATAAGCCTGTTCAAACTGGCCGGGCGAGGGCCGGGATGTCTTCACGGATGCGCCCGACGCCAAGGCAACGGCCAACGTTTCGGTGATGTCGTCTTCACCCTCACCGTAGATTTCGCTCCCCACCATGACCGGCATGGGAACGACGGCCAGGCGCCCGTCCGCGGCAAAGGCCGCCACCCAGTCCGCTGGCAGGGCGGCTGCCGAATCAGTTACCACGGCGGTCTTTACTACGGCGGGGAGCGCCTCATCGGCAATGGGAACCGGGAGCGCCGGCTGCCGGAGGCGGGACAGCCGTTCCTTGAGCCACATCCAGGCAGGTGGTTCTCGCTCGGGCACGCAACCTCCAACAATGGTGACCGGCCGCCGGCACAATGCCGGCGGCCGCAAAGTCCGTGATGCCTGGTTAGGCGGGGACGATGTTCACCAGTTTAGGCGCCCTCACGATTACGGTGCGGATGCCACGGCCGTCCATAGCGCGCTGGACATTTTCGGATGCGAGTGCCAGTTCGCGCAGTTCGTCCTCGCTGATGTCCGGCGATACTTCGAGCCTGTCGCGGACCTTGCCCTGGACCTGCACAACGGCGGTGACGGTGTCCTGGACGAGCAGGGCGTCGTCGTGCTTCGGCCAGCCGGCATTGGCCACGGAGGCCGGGTGTCCCAGCGTGTTCCAGAGATCTTCTGCCGTGTACGGGGCAAAAAGGCTCAGGATCACAGCGACGGCCTCAACTGCCTCGCGCACGGCAGGGTCTGCTCCACCCGCTCCGGAGTCGATGGTCTTACGCGTCGCGTTGACCAACTCCATGAGCCGTGCCACTACGACGTTGAACTTGTTGTTGTCCAACAGTTCAGCGGCATCAGCGATGGTCTTGTGGGTCACCGTGCGCAAGGCGCGGTCACCGGCACTGGCATCGGTTCCGGGTTCGCTGGTGACGTCCTGGCCCAGGCGCCAGGCACGGGCCAGGAACTTGGCCGAACCGGACGGCGAGACGTCCGCCCAGTCAACATCGTCCTCAGGTGGCGAGGCGAAGACCATGGTCAGGCGAACGGCGTCAACGCCGAACTTGTCCAACTGCTCGCCAAGGTCCACACCATTGCCAAGCGACTTGCTCATGGCCTTGCCGCCATTGAGCACCTGGCCCTGGTTGAGCAGCGCGCTGAAGGGCTCGCTGGCGTCGATCAGGCCGATGTCCTTGATGACCTTGGTAAAGAACCGGGCGTAGAGCAGATGCAGGATGGCGTGCTCCACGCCGCCCACGTACTGCCCCACGGGCATCCAGTCATTGATCTTCGCCGGATCAAACGGGCCCTCGGTGTAGTGGGGCGAGACGAACCGCAGGAAGTACCAGGAAGAGTCCACGAACGTGTCCATGGTGTCCGTGTCGCGCTGCGCTGCCCTGCCACAGTTGGGGCACTCGACGTTGACCCATTCGACGGCGGCGGCCAGCGGTGAGGTGCCCTTGGGCGCCAGCGCCTCTCCGCGCAGGTCTTCGGGCAGCTTCACGGGCAATTGGTCGTCGGGAACGGGCACTTCGCCGCATTCGGCGCAGTGAATGATCGGGATGGGCGTGCCCCAGAAACGCTGGCGGCTGAGCAGCCAGTCGCGGAGCCGGAAGTTGACGAACTTCTCGCCGGTTCCCAACTTCTCCAGGATCCCGATGGCGGCCGGGATGGCCTCCGACTTGGATAGGCCATCCAAGTCGCCGGAGTTCTTGAGCTGTCCTTCGCCCGCAGTGGCCACACCGGTCTCGGCGGGGTCTTCCTCGCCTGTATCAAGTACGGCGCGCACGGGCAGGCCAAACGCCTTGGCGAAATCGAGGTCGCGTTGGTCGTGCGCCGGAACAGCCATGATGGCTCCAGTGCCGTAGTCGGCCAGAACGTAGTCGGCTGCCCAAACAGGAAGCTTCTCACCGTTGAGCGGATTGATGGCGTAGCGTCCGGTAAAGACACCGGTTTTCTCGCGCTCGGTGGACTGGCGCTCGATCTCGGAGAGGGCCTTGACCTTTTCCCGGTAGGCCATGAGTTCGTCATGCTGTTCAGGTGTGACGAGGTCCAGGGCCAAGTGCGCATCCGCAGCAACCACGAAGAATGTTGCGCCGTAAAGGGTGTCCGGGCGGGTGGTGAAGACGGTGACTTCGCGCTCTGCACGGTCCTGGGTGCCCTCGATGACAAAGCGGACGTGGGCGCCCTCGGAGCGGCCGATCCAGTTCCGCTGCATGGCCAGCACGCGCTCGGGCCAATGGCCCTGGAGCTGGTCCATGTCCTCGAGCAGGCGGTCGGCGTACTCGGTGATCTTGAAGTACCACTGGTTCAGGGACTTCTTGGTGACTGCCGTGCCACAGCGCTCACAGGCACCGTTGACTACTTGCTCGTTCGCGAGGACGGTGAGGTCCTTGGGGCACCAGTTGACGGGCGAGTCCTTGCGGTACGCCAAGCCACGCTCATAGAAGCGCTTGAACAGCCACTGGGTCCACCGGTAGTACTCGGGGTCGGACGTATGCAGGCGCCGGGACCAGTCGGCCGAAATGGCGTAGCGTTTGAACGAGGCAGCCTGGGTGTCGATGTTGGCGTAGGTCCACTCGCTGGGGTGGGCGTTGCGCTTAATGGCCGCGTTCTCAGCGGGGAGGCCGAACGAGTCCCAACCGATGGGGTGCAGGACGTCGTAGCCCTTCTGGCGCAGGTAGCGCGCTACGACGTCGCCCATGGCAAACGCCTCGGCGTGCCCCATGTGGAGGTCGCCTGAGGGGTAGGGGAACATGTCCAGCACGTAGCGGCGTTCCCGCGAACCATCGTCAAGTGGAGTGAACACTTTGAGGTCTTCCCAGACCTGCGGCCACTTGGCTTCCATCGCGGCGAAGCTGTAGACGCCTTCTTCAGGCGCTCCAGCTGCGGCTGTCTGTGCTGTTCCGGTCTCTGTCTCCGGCTGAACGCTCACTGCTGCCCTCTTCTGTTCTTCGATGGCGGTTTTGCCTCCTGCTGCGCTCCAGGTAAAGCCCCGGACACACAAAAGCCCCTCGACAATGGAGGGGCGGCCGCTCGGCTGTTGATTGCCGGGCGGCTAGCTAAGCAGAAGGATCGCACGCATAGATCTACAATAGCGCACGATCATCCTTCCACTCGCCGACAAAGCATGGTTGGCGGCGCAGCGGCCCGCATCAAAAAAGGGGCCGATGACTCCCCGCCATGGTGTGGTGGGCACCCGCGGTGGGCCCCGAGCTGCGAGGGCCCCACCGCGAGCTTGCGAGCGGCGGGAGCAGCTGGGGACGGGCGGGCGGGAGTCATCGGCCCCTTTTTTGAACTACTTAACGTCCTCGTCGACCCAATCCATGGACTTTGTTACGGCCTTCTTCCAGAGCCGCAGCTGGCGCTCCTGCTCTTCGGCAGGCAGTTGCGGTTCCCAGCGCTTGTCCTCGCCCCAGTTGGCGCTGAGTTCGCCCAGGTCCTTCCAGAATCCGACGGCCAGGCCTGCAGCGTACGCGGCGCCCAGGGCGGTGGTTTCAACCACCTTCGGGCGGACTACCGGTACGCCGAGGATGTCGGCCTGGAACTGCATGAGTGCCTCGTTGGCGACCATGCCGCCGTCGACCTTCAGTTCGGTGAGGGGCACACCCGAGTCGGCGTTGACGGCGTCGAGTACCTCGCGGGTCTGGAACGCAGTCGCTTCAAGGGCAGCACGCGCAATGTGGCCCTTGTTGGCGAATCGGGTGAGGCCTACGATCGCGCCGCGCGCGTCAGCCCTCCAATACGGAGCGAACAAGCCGGAGAACGCGGGGACGATGTACACGCCACCGTTGTCTTGGACTGCGGCGGCGAGTTCTTCCACCTGGGGTGCGGAGCTGATCATGCCGAGGTTGTCACGCAGCCACTGAATCAGGGAACCGGTGACGGCGATGGAACCTTCCAGGGCGTAGTGGGGCTTGTCGTCGCCGAGCTTGTATCCCAAGGTGGTGAGCAGACCGTTCTTGGAGTGAACGATTTCCTCGCCGGTGTTGAAGATCAGGAAGCAACCCGTGCCGTAGGTGTTTTTCGCTTCACCGGCTTGGAACGCGGCTTGACCAAATGTGGCGGCTTGCTGGTCGCCCAGAATGCCGGCCACGGGAACTTCGCGCAGCAACTGGGAGGTGTGGACTTGTCCGTAGACCTCGGAGGAGGATTTGATGACGGGCATCATGGAGGCCGGGACGCCGAAGACGTCAAGAATTTCCTGGTCCCATTGCAGCGTTTCAAGGTCCATGAACATAGTGCGGGACGCATTGGTCACGTCAGTGACGTGCACGCCGCCGTCGACTCCACCTGTCAGGTTCCAGAGAACCCAGGCGTCGGTGTTCCCAAACAAGAGGTCGCCGGCTTCTGCGCGTTCGCGGGCGCCGTCGACGTTGTCCAGGATCCATTTGATCTTGGTGCCGGAAAAGTACGTGGCCAAGGGAAGGCCGACCTTTTGCTTGAACCGTTCAGGTCCACCGTCCCTGGCAAGCTCGTCCACAATGGGCTGGGTCCGTGTGTCCTGCCAGACGATGGCGTTGTAAACCGCCTCGCCCGTGTTCTTGTCCCAGACCACGGCGGTTTCACGCTGGTTGGTGATTCCGACGGCGGCAATATCGTGCCGCGTCAGGTTCGCCTTGGACAGCGCGGAACCTATGACCTCCCGGGTGTTGTTCCAGATCTCGGCGGGGTTGTGCTCGACCCAACCTGCCTGCGGGAAGATCTGCTCATGTTCCATCTGTCCCGTTGACACAATGTTGCCGGAGTGGTCAAAGACGATGGCGCGGGAGCTGGTGGTGCCTTGGTCGATGGCGATGACGTATTGATTCATGGTGACGTCCTTGTCTCAGTGGTTATTGGCGGTTATTGATCGGGTAGGGCGTATTGCCGCGTAAGGGGTATGAAGCTAGCCGGCGACGGACGGCATGATCCCCGGAACGATGTTGGCCATGAGGCCTGCCAGCGTACCGCCGACAAGGGGCCCGACGACAGGGATCCAGGAGTAGGCCCAGTCGCTGGAACCCTTGCCCTTGATGGGGAGGATGGCGTGCGCGATGCGGGGTCCAAGGTCACGTGCCGGGTTGATGGCGTAACCGGTGGGGCCACCGATGGACACACCGATACCGACCACGAGCAGCGCCACCGCCAACGGGCCCAGGCCCGAGGGGGTGCCGCCGAAAGTCAGGATGACGAAAACCAGGACGAACGTGCCAATGATTTCGGTGATGAGGTTCCACGGAGTTGAACGGATGGCAGGCCCGGTGGAGAACGTTCCCAGCTTGTTGGCTGCCAGCGGCTCCTCATCGAAGTGCTGCTTGTAAGCGAGCCAGCAAACAACGGCGCCGAGGAATGCCCCGAGCAGTTCGCCGCCGAAGTACGTCAAGGTGGAAGCGAAGTCCACGCTGACATCGGGCGCGTATTCCTTGCTTCCCTTGACGAGCAGGCCCAAGGTGACAGCCGGGTTCAGGTGCGCACCGGACTTGGCGGCCACGAAAACGCCCGCGAAGACCGCAATACCCCAGCCCCAGGTCACCATCAAGAATCCACCGTTGTTGCCCTTGGTGCCTTTGAGCGCAACGTTGGCCACGACGCCACAACCCAGCAGGGTCAGCATCATGGTTCCGAATACTTCGGAAAGGAAAACTATTCCAAGAGA
Coding sequences:
- the glpK gene encoding glycerol kinase GlpK produces the protein MNQYVIAIDQGTTSSRAIVFDHSGNIVSTGQMEHEQIFPQAGWVEHNPAEIWNNTREVIGSALSKANLTRHDIAAVGITNQRETAVVWDKNTGEAVYNAIVWQDTRTQPIVDELARDGGPERFKQKVGLPLATYFSGTKIKWILDNVDGARERAEAGDLLFGNTDAWVLWNLTGGVDGGVHVTDVTNASRTMFMDLETLQWDQEILDVFGVPASMMPVIKSSSEVYGQVHTSQLLREVPVAGILGDQQAATFGQAAFQAGEAKNTYGTGCFLIFNTGEEIVHSKNGLLTTLGYKLGDDKPHYALEGSIAVTGSLIQWLRDNLGMISSAPQVEELAAAVQDNGGVYIVPAFSGLFAPYWRADARGAIVGLTRFANKGHIARAALEATAFQTREVLDAVNADSGVPLTELKVDGGMVANEALMQFQADILGVPVVRPKVVETTALGAAYAAGLAVGFWKDLGELSANWGEDKRWEPQLPAEEQERQLRLWKKAVTKSMDWVDEDVK
- a CDS encoding MIP/aquaporin family protein gives rise to the protein MSLGIVFLSEVFGTMMLTLLGCGVVANVALKGTKGNNGGFLMVTWGWGIAVFAGVFVAAKSGAHLNPAVTLGLLVKGSKEYAPDVSVDFASTLTYFGGELLGAFLGAVVCWLAYKQHFDEEPLAANKLGTFSTGPAIRSTPWNLITEIIGTFVLVFVILTFGGTPSGLGPLAVALLVVGIGVSIGGPTGYAINPARDLGPRIAHAILPIKGKGSSDWAYSWIPVVGPLVGGTLAGLMANIVPGIMPSVAG